In Fodinicola acaciae, the following proteins share a genomic window:
- a CDS encoding cytochrome P450, producing MTTIQPDTGATQTFPMMRRCPYEPPAEYAALRAAGPVVRVLFPNGLTGWVVTRHAEAQQVLTDRRISTDSSRPDFPRVMDDEPTARPLSAGFFIDMDPPEHDVLRRMLISEFSVPRLKKMQPGIQRTVDGLIDDMLAAGSPADLVKAFCLPVPSLVICQLLGVPYADHDFFQSRTQKFVQLDADPTEGFQAIAEIRQYLDDLVAAAEREPGDNLIGRLVTERLRTGQLDRDALVGMAFLLLVAGHETTANLLSLGALTLIERPETLAELTGDPRQWSGTVEELLRFHSIVDWAAFDRMAVEDIQIGGQTIKAGEAVFVLAASANRDERAFERPDDFDIHRSGRRHVAFGYGIHQCLGQNLARAEIDTALRTLFDRVPALALDAPVAELPFKYNAAVFGLQALPVRW from the coding sequence ATGACGACGATCCAGCCCGACACGGGTGCCACGCAGACCTTTCCGATGATGCGCCGCTGTCCGTACGAGCCGCCGGCCGAGTACGCGGCGCTGCGTGCGGCCGGTCCGGTCGTGCGAGTGTTGTTTCCGAACGGCCTGACCGGCTGGGTGGTGACCCGGCACGCCGAGGCGCAGCAGGTGCTGACCGACCGCCGGATCAGCACCGACAGCAGCCGGCCGGACTTTCCGCGGGTGATGGACGACGAACCGACGGCCAGGCCGCTCAGCGCCGGCTTCTTCATCGACATGGACCCACCGGAGCACGACGTGCTGCGCCGGATGCTGATCTCCGAGTTTTCCGTGCCACGACTGAAAAAGATGCAGCCAGGCATCCAGCGTACGGTCGACGGCCTGATCGACGACATGCTCGCCGCCGGCTCACCGGCCGACCTGGTCAAGGCCTTCTGCCTGCCGGTGCCGTCGCTGGTGATCTGCCAGCTGCTCGGCGTGCCGTACGCGGACCACGACTTCTTCCAGTCGCGCACGCAGAAGTTCGTCCAGCTCGACGCCGACCCGACCGAAGGCTTCCAGGCGATAGCCGAGATCCGGCAGTATCTCGACGATCTGGTCGCTGCCGCCGAGCGCGAGCCCGGTGACAACCTGATCGGCCGGCTGGTCACCGAGCGGCTGCGGACCGGCCAGCTCGACCGCGACGCGCTGGTCGGCATGGCGTTTCTGCTGCTCGTGGCCGGTCACGAGACCACCGCCAATCTGCTCTCGCTCGGCGCGCTGACCCTGATCGAACGGCCGGAAACGCTCGCGGAGCTCACCGGCGATCCGCGGCAATGGTCTGGCACGGTCGAGGAGCTGCTGCGCTTCCACTCGATCGTCGACTGGGCCGCTTTCGACCGGATGGCGGTGGAGGACATCCAGATCGGCGGCCAGACCATCAAGGCCGGCGAGGCGGTCTTCGTGTTGGCAGCCTCGGCCAACCGCGACGAGCGGGCCTTCGAGCGGCCGGACGACTTCGACATCCACCGGTCGGGCCGCCGGCACGTGGCCTTCGGCTATGGAATTCACCAGTGTCTGGGCCAGAACCTGGCGCGTGCGGAGATCGACACCGCGTTGCGTACGCTCTTCGACCGCGTGCCGGCGCTGGCGCTCGACGCGCCGGTCGCCGAGCTGCCGTTCAAGTACAACGCGGCCGTCTTCGGCCTGCAGGCTCTCCCCGTGCGCTGGTAG
- a CDS encoding PPOX class F420-dependent oxidoreductase yields MAVTLNDKVRALVDGRNYAVLATVNPDGAPQTSPMWIDRDGDDVLFCTVAGRRKDLNLRRDPRVSITVFDLRDPENYAEIRGTATITEQDAFAFDDKLSWKYDGKPKDPDPEGFVRVIVRVTPTRVTGYAVDR; encoded by the coding sequence ATGGCAGTGACGTTGAACGACAAGGTCCGCGCGCTGGTCGACGGCAGGAACTACGCCGTGCTTGCCACGGTGAATCCCGACGGCGCGCCGCAGACCTCGCCGATGTGGATCGACCGCGACGGCGACGACGTGCTGTTCTGTACGGTCGCCGGCCGGCGCAAGGACCTCAACCTGCGGCGCGACCCGCGGGTCAGCATCACTGTCTTCGACCTGCGCGATCCGGAAAACTACGCGGAAATCCGCGGCACGGCGACGATCACCGAGCAGGACGCCTTCGCCTTCGACGACAAGCTTTCCTGGAAATACGACGGAAAACCGAAGGACCCCGATCCGGAGGGTTTCGTCCGCGTGATCGTACGCGTCACGCCGACCAGGGTGACCGGCTACGCCGTTGACCGCTGA
- a CDS encoding alpha/beta hydrolase, translating into MERWTRRCAAAAMAVAGSLVIAGAAVPHAAGAAPAAPTISWTACADAPQVDCGTLTVPLDYQRPNGSTIKLALERRKADDQAHKIGSLFVNPGGPGGSGRAYGRNAERVFGKDVVARFDVIGFDPRGISLSSGLRCFATDAEFEAVLGAVPSVPLSSGEIADTLAANRKYTQACGRNAGPLLRHMSTLNVVKDLDVMRQAVGDAKLNFVGFSYGTLIGATYANVFPNKVRALVLDGPVDADRRTNDRIPNKLDRAGGFETALAAFLANCQSSATACPLYGGSLTPRQKFDKLRERLRTGPLPAGGTGVVTISSFTDAVGSALYRLDRLKPLATELNRVYDLAFGSAASKRSAQAAPLSMLTQRRVGPSFDQQPGPLAATGDAYSYNSVDANYAVNCVDAPMPRDQRKYPPLAAAFETAHRTFGRSELYGEVACATWPVVTKERYAGPWDRKTSAPVLVIGQTFDPATPYTMATHLAFELGNAQLLTIDGFGHCSQASVCSANARAKYLLTQQLPDPGSRCGQDTVPFPAAT; encoded by the coding sequence GTGGAGCGGTGGACGCGGAGGTGTGCGGCCGCAGCGATGGCGGTCGCCGGAAGTTTGGTCATCGCCGGCGCGGCCGTGCCGCATGCGGCCGGAGCCGCGCCAGCGGCGCCGACGATCAGTTGGACGGCGTGTGCGGACGCTCCGCAGGTCGACTGCGGCACGCTGACCGTGCCGCTGGATTACCAGCGTCCGAACGGCAGCACGATCAAGCTCGCGTTGGAGCGGCGCAAGGCCGACGACCAGGCGCACAAGATCGGCAGCCTGTTCGTCAACCCCGGCGGTCCCGGTGGCTCCGGCCGCGCCTACGGCCGCAACGCCGAGCGGGTGTTCGGCAAGGACGTGGTGGCGAGGTTCGACGTGATCGGGTTCGACCCGCGCGGCATCTCGCTGAGCTCCGGCCTGCGGTGTTTCGCCACCGACGCGGAGTTCGAGGCGGTGCTCGGCGCGGTGCCGAGCGTGCCGCTGAGCAGCGGCGAGATCGCCGACACGCTTGCCGCCAACCGGAAATACACGCAGGCCTGCGGCAGGAACGCCGGCCCGCTCCTCCGGCACATGAGCACGCTCAACGTGGTCAAGGACCTCGACGTCATGCGTCAGGCGGTCGGCGACGCCAAGCTCAACTTCGTCGGCTTCTCCTACGGCACGCTGATCGGCGCGACGTACGCCAACGTCTTTCCCAACAAGGTCCGCGCTCTGGTGCTCGACGGGCCGGTGGACGCCGATCGCCGGACCAACGACCGGATCCCCAACAAGCTCGACCGCGCCGGCGGTTTCGAGACCGCGCTCGCCGCTTTTCTGGCCAACTGCCAGTCGTCGGCCACCGCCTGTCCGCTGTACGGCGGATCGCTGACTCCGCGGCAGAAGTTCGACAAGCTGCGGGAAAGGCTGCGCACCGGTCCACTGCCGGCCGGTGGCACCGGCGTGGTGACGATCTCCAGCTTCACCGACGCGGTCGGCTCGGCGCTCTACCGGCTCGACCGGCTCAAGCCGTTGGCCACCGAGCTCAACCGGGTGTACGACCTCGCGTTCGGGTCGGCGGCGTCCAAGCGCTCGGCGCAGGCGGCGCCGCTGTCGATGCTGACCCAGCGGCGGGTCGGTCCGAGCTTCGACCAGCAGCCGGGTCCGCTCGCCGCGACCGGTGACGCGTACTCGTACAACAGCGTCGACGCCAACTACGCGGTGAACTGTGTCGACGCGCCGATGCCGCGGGACCAGCGGAAATATCCGCCGCTGGCGGCGGCTTTCGAGACCGCGCACCGCACGTTTGGCCGCTCCGAGCTCTACGGCGAGGTGGCCTGCGCGACCTGGCCGGTCGTCACGAAGGAGCGCTATGCCGGGCCGTGGGACCGCAAGACCTCGGCGCCGGTGCTGGTGATCGGCCAGACGTTCGACCCCGCCACGCCTTACACGATGGCCACTCATCTGGCCTTCGAGCTCGGCAACGCGCAGCTGTTGACCATCGACGGGTTCGGCCACTGTTCGCAGGCAAGCGTCTGCTCGGCCAACGCTCGTGCGAAATACCTGCTGACTCAACAGCTGCCCGATCCTGGCTCCCGCTGTGGTCAGGACACCGTGCCGTTCCCCGCAGCGACCTGA
- a CDS encoding MATE family efflux transporter: MTATQVDAGPRRVLALAVPALGVLAAEPLYVLVDTAVVGHLGAVPLAGLSLGGVLFTLVSSQLTFLSYGTTARTARLHGAGRRSEAVAEGVQATWLALAIGVILLVIGELLAGPVTRALAGDGPVAAAATGWLRIALLGAPLVLVTMAGNGWMRGVQDTVKPLRYVLAANVASAILCPILVYPVGWGLEGSAVANVVCQLVGAALFLRALTTEHVSLRPHAKTMVAQLKVGRDLVIRSLAFQVTGVAATSVAARTSAEAAAAHQVVLQLYGFLAMVLDSLAIAAQSLVGAALGSGDAPLAKQAARRITAYGLLLGTAVGVVFAALAGILPQAFTSDTGVLEQIPLAWWFFVVLQPIAGVVFALDGVFLGAGDAAYLRTTTVAAAFLGYLPLILLSLFFGWGLVGIWSGLSLMMLVRLVALLARQRYGNWAVVGATR, translated from the coding sequence ATGACCGCCACCCAGGTGGACGCAGGGCCGCGTCGTGTGCTCGCGCTGGCGGTCCCGGCGCTCGGGGTGCTCGCCGCCGAGCCGTTGTACGTGCTGGTCGACACGGCGGTGGTCGGCCACCTCGGTGCCGTGCCGCTGGCCGGCCTGTCGCTCGGCGGTGTCCTGTTCACGCTGGTGTCCAGCCAGCTGACCTTCCTCTCCTACGGCACCACCGCGCGCACCGCGCGCCTGCACGGTGCCGGCCGGCGGTCGGAGGCGGTGGCCGAAGGCGTACAGGCGACCTGGCTGGCGCTCGCGATCGGCGTGATCCTGCTGGTCATCGGTGAGCTGCTGGCCGGTCCGGTGACCCGCGCGCTGGCCGGTGACGGACCGGTCGCGGCGGCGGCGACCGGCTGGCTGCGGATCGCGTTGCTTGGTGCTCCGCTCGTGTTGGTCACGATGGCCGGCAACGGCTGGATGCGCGGCGTCCAGGACACCGTCAAGCCGCTCCGCTACGTGCTCGCCGCGAACGTCGCGTCGGCGATCCTGTGTCCGATCCTGGTCTATCCGGTCGGCTGGGGCCTGGAAGGCTCCGCGGTCGCCAACGTCGTCTGCCAGTTGGTCGGCGCCGCGCTGTTCCTCCGCGCGCTCACCACCGAGCACGTTTCGTTGCGACCACACGCGAAAACGATGGTCGCGCAGCTGAAGGTCGGTCGTGACCTGGTGATCCGCTCGCTGGCCTTCCAGGTCACCGGCGTCGCGGCCACCTCGGTCGCGGCGCGTACGTCCGCCGAGGCGGCGGCCGCGCACCAGGTGGTGTTGCAGCTGTACGGATTTCTCGCGATGGTCCTGGACTCGCTCGCCATCGCCGCGCAGTCGCTGGTCGGCGCGGCGCTCGGCTCTGGCGACGCGCCGCTGGCCAAACAGGCGGCCCGGCGGATCACCGCCTACGGCCTGCTGCTCGGCACCGCCGTCGGCGTCGTTTTCGCGGCTCTGGCCGGCATTCTGCCGCAGGCGTTCACCTCCGACACCGGCGTGCTTGAGCAGATTCCGCTGGCCTGGTGGTTTTTCGTTGTGCTGCAGCCGATCGCCGGCGTCGTCTTCGCGCTCGACGGCGTGTTCCTCGGCGCCGGCGACGCCGCCTATCTGCGTACGACGACGGTCGCGGCGGCGTTTTTGGGTTATCTGCCCCTGATTTTGTTGTCGCTGTTCTTCGGCTGGGGCCTGGTCGGCATCTGGTCCGGCCTGTCGCTGATGATGCTGGTGCGGCTGGTCGCGCTGCTGGCTCGCCAGCGTTACGGCAACTGGGCCGTCGTCGGCGCCACCCGATAG
- a CDS encoding winged helix DNA-binding domain-containing protein, with protein sequence MSVRIGVEQRRARLATRHCLAPAARVAGTAEIAEAMVALHASDPATVYLSVLSRIRKPDPDEVDRAMYDDRSVLRILGMRRTLFVVPVATVPVIHEAAARKVGEQQRKLLVKLLDQVDIDGDKATWLNEVEEATYEALHERGQATAAQLSAAVPRLRTPIVMSEGKPYEAKVNITGRVLILLAADGRIVRGPTGGSSWSSRLYTWSTMRDWLGAPPPPIDADEANRELARRWLRTFGPAPVGDLKWWTGWPLTQTRKVLASLDVVEVDLDGQPGVALADDLEPAPRVRPWAALLPGLDPTPMGWQERGWFLGDHGPRLFDNNGNIGPTVWWDGRIVGGWAQRDTGEIAYELLEDVGSDAVKTIEAEVAKLATAIGDRRITPAFRTPLERELSGVSTGKTDPARGLTS encoded by the coding sequence ATGAGCGTACGGATTGGCGTCGAGCAACGACGGGCGCGGCTCGCGACCAGGCACTGCCTGGCGCCGGCCGCGCGCGTCGCCGGCACGGCGGAGATCGCCGAGGCCATGGTCGCGTTGCACGCCAGCGATCCGGCGACGGTCTATCTGTCGGTGCTGTCCCGGATCCGCAAACCAGACCCTGACGAGGTCGACCGCGCCATGTACGACGACCGGTCCGTGCTGCGGATCCTCGGCATGCGCCGCACGCTGTTCGTCGTGCCGGTCGCGACGGTGCCGGTGATCCACGAAGCCGCTGCCCGAAAAGTCGGTGAACAGCAACGAAAACTGCTCGTCAAGCTGCTCGATCAGGTCGACATCGACGGCGACAAGGCGACCTGGTTGAACGAGGTCGAGGAGGCCACCTACGAGGCGCTGCACGAGCGCGGCCAGGCGACCGCGGCGCAGTTGTCGGCGGCCGTGCCACGGCTGCGGACCCCGATCGTGATGTCCGAAGGCAAGCCGTACGAGGCGAAGGTCAACATCACCGGCCGCGTGCTGATCCTGCTCGCCGCCGACGGCCGGATCGTACGCGGACCGACCGGCGGCAGCTCGTGGTCGTCGCGGCTCTACACGTGGTCCACCATGCGCGACTGGCTCGGCGCGCCGCCGCCACCGATCGACGCCGACGAGGCAAACCGTGAGCTGGCGAGGCGCTGGCTGAGGACCTTTGGTCCGGCGCCGGTCGGTGACCTCAAGTGGTGGACCGGCTGGCCGCTGACACAGACGCGGAAGGTGTTGGCCAGCCTCGACGTGGTGGAGGTCGACCTGGACGGCCAGCCTGGAGTCGCGCTCGCCGACGACCTGGAGCCGGCGCCGCGCGTACGCCCATGGGCCGCGCTGCTGCCGGGCCTCGATCCGACGCCGATGGGTTGGCAGGAGCGTGGCTGGTTTCTCGGCGACCACGGTCCGCGGCTGTTCGACAACAACGGCAACATCGGTCCGACGGTCTGGTGGGACGGCCGGATCGTCGGCGGCTGGGCTCAGCGCGACACCGGCGAGATCGCGTACGAGCTGCTGGAGGACGTCGGCTCCGACGCGGTGAAGACGATCGAGGCGGAGGTGGCGAAGCTGGCCACCGCAATCGGCGACCGGCGGATCACGCCGGCCTTCCGCACGCCACTGGAACGCGAGCTTTCCGGCGTGTCGACGGGGAAAACCGACCCGGCGCGCGGGTTAACGTCGTGA
- the dprA gene encoding DNA-processing protein DprA: MTDGEERRARAALTALVEPGDLKVWDAVERVGAAELVRRIAANSDRHLEPFDLADRLLERAGKAGVRLVLPGDREWPHGLDALLTLANRQQRKVAGGESLPTIDRTVAPPVALWLRGQPRLAETVAKSVAIVGSRAASGYGTHVAGELAYGLADRGWTVVSGGAYGIDGAAHKGAMAADGPTVAVLASGADVPYPPGHASLFEKIAVDGLLLSEWPPGTTPQRPRFLVRNRVIAALTAGTVVVEAGVRSGAKQTARRAYELGRALMAVPGPVTVAGSVGCHELVRGPLAARLVTRAEEVLEEVGRIGADLTAPLRAPKDWRDTLDAMSSAVVEAMPAVDWMPLDDLRAAVPVAAARIEEIVAGLAVAGRLERDGTRVRFAAAGRADSQPRVVKPVVR; encoded by the coding sequence ATGACCGACGGCGAGGAGCGGCGGGCCAGGGCCGCGTTGACGGCGTTGGTGGAGCCCGGCGACCTGAAGGTCTGGGACGCGGTGGAGCGGGTCGGCGCGGCGGAGCTGGTACGGCGGATCGCCGCCAACTCCGACCGTCACCTCGAGCCGTTCGACCTGGCCGACCGGCTGCTCGAGCGAGCGGGCAAGGCGGGCGTACGGCTCGTCCTGCCGGGTGACCGAGAGTGGCCGCACGGCTTGGACGCGCTGCTGACGTTGGCCAACCGCCAGCAGCGGAAGGTGGCTGGCGGAGAGTCGCTGCCGACCATCGACCGCACGGTCGCTCCGCCGGTCGCGCTCTGGCTGCGTGGTCAGCCGCGGCTGGCCGAGACCGTCGCCAAGTCGGTGGCCATCGTCGGGTCGCGCGCGGCCAGCGGCTATGGCACTCATGTCGCCGGCGAGTTGGCCTACGGCCTCGCCGACCGCGGTTGGACGGTGGTGTCCGGTGGCGCGTACGGCATCGACGGCGCCGCGCACAAAGGTGCGATGGCCGCCGACGGCCCGACGGTGGCGGTGCTGGCCAGCGGTGCCGACGTGCCCTATCCGCCAGGACACGCGAGCCTCTTCGAAAAGATCGCGGTCGACGGCCTTCTGTTGTCGGAGTGGCCGCCGGGCACCACTCCGCAGCGCCCGAGGTTCCTGGTCCGCAACCGGGTCATCGCCGCGCTGACCGCCGGCACGGTCGTCGTGGAGGCCGGCGTACGCAGCGGCGCCAAGCAGACCGCCAGGCGGGCGTACGAGCTGGGTCGCGCACTCATGGCGGTGCCTGGCCCGGTGACGGTGGCCGGCTCGGTCGGCTGCCACGAGCTGGTACGCGGCCCGTTGGCGGCTCGCCTGGTGACCAGGGCCGAGGAGGTGCTGGAGGAGGTCGGCCGGATCGGCGCCGACCTGACCGCACCGCTGCGCGCGCCGAAGGACTGGCGCGACACGCTCGACGCGATGTCGTCAGCGGTCGTGGAAGCGATGCCGGCCGTCGACTGGATGCCGCTCGACGATCTGCGGGCCGCCGTCCCAGTCGCCGCCGCTCGCATCGAGGAGATCGTCGCCGGCCTCGCCGTCGCCGGCCGTCTGGAGCGCGACGGCACGCGCGTACGGTTCGCCGCCGCCGGCCGTGCCGACAGCCAGCCGCGGGTCGTGAAACCGGTGGTCAGATGA
- a CDS encoding TetR/AcrR family transcriptional regulator produces MSGRRTDTRERIQQVALELFSERGYDKTSLREVAERLEITRPALYYHFRTKEDILVSVIDDLNASMDELIAWAADQPRDRAGRLATLRRVSALLNDKWRPILRFAQLNQNAMRDLHSGMQMEDRMLSLISMVADPDSPPERQFESWLAIIALLMGTMPFVVPALRDDERARIAMETAIRLIDQPKA; encoded by the coding sequence ATGAGCGGCCGCCGTACCGACACCCGTGAACGGATCCAGCAGGTGGCGCTGGAACTGTTCTCCGAGCGCGGCTATGACAAGACCTCGCTGCGCGAGGTCGCCGAGCGGCTGGAGATCACCAGGCCGGCGCTCTACTACCACTTCCGCACGAAGGAAGACATCCTGGTGAGCGTCATCGACGACCTGAACGCGTCGATGGACGAGCTCATTGCCTGGGCCGCTGACCAGCCGCGCGACCGGGCCGGCCGGCTGGCCACGCTGCGACGCGTCAGCGCGCTGCTCAACGACAAGTGGCGGCCGATCCTGCGCTTCGCTCAGCTCAACCAGAACGCGATGCGGGACCTGCACAGCGGCATGCAGATGGAAGACCGCATGCTGTCGTTGATCTCGATGGTCGCCGACCCGGACAGTCCCCCGGAGCGGCAGTTCGAGTCGTGGCTGGCGATCATCGCGCTGCTGATGGGGACGATGCCGTTCGTCGTCCCGGCTCTGCGGGACGACGAACGCGCGCGGATCGCCATGGAAACGGCGATCCGGCTGATCGATCAACCCAAGGCCTGA
- a CDS encoding tyrosine recombinase XerC, which yields MRQELPAGHRAAVDRFERYLAAERARSEHTVRAYVTDIVSMLDHANRLGITSPDGLELQHLRSWLARLRSGGAAQTSIGRRAAAARVFTAWAHRTGVMPSDAGALLGSPRARRDLPAVLRRDQAAEVVQTVEPDVPVAIRDRAILELLYATGIRVGELCGLDLPSVDAGRRLVRVFGKGGKERTVPYGVPAERALQAYLERSRPELRIPESGAALFLGARGRRISAGTVRRVVHAAARSVDGSPDIGPHGLRHSAATHLLEGGADLRTVQELLGHASLATTQIYTHVTADRLRAAYRQAHPRA from the coding sequence ATGCGGCAGGAACTGCCGGCCGGCCATCGCGCGGCGGTGGACCGGTTCGAGCGCTATCTCGCCGCCGAGCGTGCGCGGTCCGAGCACACCGTACGCGCCTATGTCACCGACATCGTGTCGATGCTCGACCACGCCAACCGGCTCGGCATCACCTCGCCGGATGGCCTGGAGCTCCAGCATCTGCGCAGCTGGCTGGCGCGCCTGCGCAGCGGGGGAGCGGCGCAGACCTCGATCGGCCGCCGTGCCGCCGCGGCGCGCGTGTTCACGGCATGGGCTCACCGCACCGGTGTCATGCCGTCCGATGCCGGCGCTCTGCTCGGCAGCCCGCGCGCCCGCCGTGACCTGCCCGCGGTGTTGCGTCGCGACCAGGCCGCCGAGGTCGTCCAGACCGTCGAGCCGGATGTGCCGGTGGCGATCCGCGACCGCGCGATCCTGGAGCTGCTCTATGCGACCGGCATCCGCGTCGGCGAGCTGTGCGGCCTCGACCTGCCGTCGGTGGACGCCGGCCGCCGGTTGGTCCGCGTGTTCGGCAAAGGCGGCAAAGAGCGTACCGTCCCGTACGGCGTGCCGGCCGAGCGTGCTTTGCAGGCATATCTGGAAAGGTCGCGTCCCGAGCTGCGCATCCCGGAGAGCGGCGCGGCGCTGTTCCTCGGCGCTCGCGGCCGCCGCATCAGCGCCGGCACCGTGCGCCGCGTCGTACACGCGGCGGCGCGGTCCGTCGACGGCTCACCGGACATCGGCCCGCACGGCCTGCGCCATTCCGCCGCCACGCACCTGCTGGAAGGCGGCGCCGACCTGCGTACGGTGCAGGAGCTGCTCGGCCACGCGTCGCTGGCCACGACGCAGATCTACACGCACGTCACCGCCGACCGCCTCCGCGCCGCCTACCGCCAGGCCCACCCCCGCGCCTGA
- a CDS encoding helix-turn-helix transcriptional regulator, translating to MRASRLVSLLLLLQNRGQLTAQQLADELEVSIRTIYRDIEALSASGVPVYGEGGPSGGYRLVAGYRTRLTGLTGAEAESLFLSGVPVAAAELGLGSMLAAAELKLLAALPAELRDRAGQIRQRFHLDVPGWFREAEPTPFLAAVADAVWKQQRVRVDYERWSGRVVRTLEPLGVVLKAGLWYVVAACRGEVRTYRVASILGLETLDEVFQRPEGFDLPAYWSAWARRYEASVHEGEAVVRLSIEAVAKVPMVLGRAVADAVELTGVADGDGFVRARIPVEKPAVAHDFLLKLGAGVEVLEPAELRGLMAATARKLAEAYRVAPTTAQLP from the coding sequence GTGCGTGCGAGCCGACTGGTGTCACTGCTTCTGCTGCTGCAAAACCGTGGACAGCTGACCGCGCAGCAGCTGGCAGACGAGCTTGAGGTGTCGATCCGGACGATTTATCGGGACATCGAGGCGTTGTCGGCCTCCGGCGTGCCGGTCTACGGCGAGGGTGGGCCGAGCGGCGGCTATCGGCTGGTGGCCGGTTATCGGACCCGGCTGACCGGGTTGACCGGCGCGGAGGCCGAGTCGCTGTTCCTGTCCGGTGTGCCGGTGGCCGCCGCCGAGCTGGGGCTTGGCTCGATGCTGGCGGCCGCCGAGCTCAAGCTGCTGGCCGCGTTGCCCGCGGAGTTGCGGGATCGCGCCGGTCAGATCCGGCAGCGGTTTCACCTGGACGTGCCGGGATGGTTTCGGGAGGCCGAGCCGACGCCGTTCCTGGCGGCCGTCGCCGACGCGGTGTGGAAGCAGCAGCGCGTACGCGTGGACTACGAGCGGTGGTCGGGCCGGGTCGTGCGTACGCTCGAACCGCTTGGCGTCGTGCTGAAAGCCGGACTTTGGTATGTGGTGGCGGCTTGTCGTGGCGAGGTGCGGACGTATCGGGTGGCCAGCATCCTCGGCCTGGAGACGCTCGACGAGGTTTTCCAGCGGCCTGAGGGTTTCGACCTGCCGGCGTACTGGTCGGCGTGGGCTCGGCGTTACGAGGCCAGCGTGCACGAAGGCGAGGCGGTCGTCCGGCTGTCGATCGAGGCCGTCGCCAAGGTGCCGATGGTGCTTGGCCGAGCGGTCGCCGATGCCGTGGAGCTGACCGGTGTGGCGGACGGCGACGGCTTCGTACGCGCGAGGATTCCGGTCGAGAAACCGGCGGTCGCACACGATTTCCTGCTGAAGCTCGGCGCCGGCGTCGAGGTGCTGGAGCCGGCGGAGCTGCGCGGACTCATGGCCGCCACCGCGCGAAAACTCGCCGAGGCCTATCGGGTGGCGCCGACGACGGCCCAGTTGCCGTAA
- a CDS encoding GNAT family N-acetyltransferase produces MTADWSLRRLTPADLPACQALAADRDWPPDDRKWPMMFDVGEVFGIDAPDGGLAATGTLTRYGGELAAIGMLLTAERFGRRGLGRRLMEHLLATAGGATVFLYATTQGRPLYERIGFRVAGAVTTFVGEFQADATEELPAATSVGALDLAAYGADRAPALRWLAGNADRFLATDNAYGAAWSNVDTLVVGPVVAPDVRTAASLVAALTERWRGPVRIDVDHRHPWLCDWVGAHGPEAVNEAPLMIHNGQWPGERDRIFAPMNQALG; encoded by the coding sequence TTGACCGCTGACTGGAGCCTGCGCCGCCTGACGCCCGCCGACCTGCCGGCCTGCCAAGCGCTGGCGGCGGACCGCGACTGGCCGCCCGACGACCGCAAGTGGCCGATGATGTTCGACGTCGGCGAGGTCTTCGGCATCGACGCGCCGGATGGCGGCCTGGCCGCCACCGGCACGTTGACCCGCTACGGCGGCGAGTTGGCGGCGATCGGCATGTTGCTGACCGCCGAGCGCTTCGGCCGGCGCGGCCTCGGCCGGCGGCTGATGGAGCACCTGCTGGCAACGGCTGGCGGCGCCACGGTTTTCCTTTACGCCACAACGCAAGGTCGGCCATTGTACGAAAGGATCGGCTTCCGCGTCGCAGGCGCGGTGACGACCTTCGTCGGCGAGTTTCAGGCCGACGCGACCGAAGAGCTGCCGGCTGCCACCAGCGTAGGCGCGTTGGATCTGGCGGCGTACGGCGCCGACCGCGCGCCGGCATTGCGATGGCTGGCCGGCAACGCCGATCGATTTTTGGCGACGGACAACGCGTACGGCGCCGCCTGGTCCAATGTGGACACCTTGGTCGTCGGTCCGGTGGTCGCGCCGGACGTACGCACCGCCGCGTCGCTTGTCGCCGCGCTGACCGAGCGGTGGCGAGGACCGGTCAGGATCGACGTCGACCACCGGCATCCATGGCTGTGCGACTGGGTCGGCGCGCACGGTCCGGAGGCCGTGAACGAGGCGCCGCTGATGATCCACAATGGACAGTGGCCGGGTGAGCGTGACCGGATTTTCGCGCCGATGAATCAGGCCTTGGGTTGA